In Anaerobacillus isosaccharinicus, one genomic interval encodes:
- a CDS encoding TraB/GumN family protein has product MTEENITRIYLEGKELILIGTAHVSKKSAEQVKEVIEREQPDTVCIELDEQRYQSIMDANKWKDMDIFKVIKEKKTTLLLMNLVISSFQKRVAKQFGIKPGLEMIQGIESANEIGATLVLADRNIQITFARIWHGIGIWGKAKLLLQIFASIFNNDTISEEELEKIKSQDMLNSMLDDFTVAFPRLKVPLIDERDQFLAQKIKDAPGEKIVAVLGAAHVPGIKEEIKKEHDLEAISKLPPKSKAPTIIAWMIPILIMAIIGYTFYANPTAGFQQTLSWILWNGSFSALGAAIAFGHPLAIVTAFLVAPLSSLSPLMAAGWFAGFVQAYFRRPNVADFETLSEDVYSVKGFWGNKVTRILLIVALTNIGSTLGTVIGGADVVRLFLENL; this is encoded by the coding sequence ATGACGGAAGAAAATATTACGAGAATATACTTAGAGGGTAAAGAACTTATACTTATTGGTACCGCCCATGTGTCTAAGAAGAGTGCAGAACAGGTAAAGGAAGTCATAGAAAGAGAACAACCTGATACTGTCTGTATAGAATTGGACGAGCAGAGATACCAGTCTATTATGGACGCAAATAAGTGGAAGGACATGGATATCTTTAAAGTTATTAAAGAAAAGAAGACAACTCTCCTTCTTATGAATCTTGTTATTTCCTCTTTTCAAAAACGAGTGGCAAAACAATTTGGAATTAAGCCTGGACTAGAAATGATCCAAGGCATTGAGTCTGCCAATGAAATTGGTGCTACGCTAGTACTTGCAGATCGAAATATTCAAATTACATTTGCTCGGATTTGGCATGGGATCGGAATATGGGGGAAAGCTAAGCTACTTTTACAGATATTCGCAAGTATCTTTAATAACGACACCATCTCAGAAGAAGAATTAGAAAAAATAAAGTCACAAGATATGCTTAACTCCATGCTTGATGACTTTACTGTAGCCTTTCCTAGATTAAAGGTTCCTTTAATTGATGAACGTGATCAATTTTTAGCCCAAAAAATTAAAGACGCCCCAGGTGAAAAAATTGTCGCTGTTTTAGGAGCAGCACATGTACCAGGCATTAAAGAAGAGATTAAAAAGGAACATGATTTAGAGGCTATATCTAAACTTCCCCCTAAATCTAAAGCACCAACTATTATTGCGTGGATGATTCCAATCTTAATTATGGCAATTATTGGTTATACATTTTATGCCAATCCTACAGCCGGCTTCCAACAAACATTAAGTTGGATTTTATGGAATGGTTCGTTTTCGGCACTTGGTGCTGCCATTGCTTTTGGTCATCCTTTAGCAATAGTTACAGCTTTTCTTGTTGCACCATTGAGCTCCCTTAGCCCGCTAATGGCAGCAGGATGGTTTGCAGGGTTTGTTCAAGCTTATTTCCGAAGACCAAATGTAGCAGACTTTGAAACATTGTCAGAAGATGTTTATTCAGTAAAAGGTTTTTGGGGGAATAAAGTAACTCGAATTCTTCTTATTGTTGCCTTAACCAATATCGGAAGTACACTAGGAACAGTTATTGGTGGAGCAGACGTTGTTCGGTTGTTTTTAGAAAACTTATAA
- a CDS encoding IS1182 family transposase: MLKPRKEKQIEFEMVTIDQLVPEDHELRIIDKYIDFSFIYDKVKGYYCADNGRPPIDPVMLFKMMFIGYLYGIRSERRLEKEIQTNMAYRWFLGLGITERVPHHSTISFNRHKRFDGTSAFQDIFDEVVELAMKHRMVGGRVLFTDSTHLKANANKKKFVKKTVQSPTRTYIKELDAAIEESRREHGKKPLKAREEVSEEKEIKESTTDPESGYMYREGKPEGFFYLDHRTTDMKFNIITDVHVTPGNVHDSQPYIERLERQIERFGFKVEAAATDSGYYTAWICKKLEEMKIMGVIGYRRFHPTRGLFPKWKFKFDKETDTYACPNNQNLYYKTTSREGYQEYHSDPKQCKDCPLLSECTRSRNQKKVVTRHVWEESKELIRKNRLSDTGKMLYKKRKETVERSFADSKELHGLRYCRLRGREHVQEQALMTAAAQNIKKIANHLAKMA, encoded by the coding sequence ATGCTAAAGCCTAGAAAAGAAAAACAAATTGAGTTTGAAATGGTAACCATTGATCAGCTAGTCCCTGAAGATCATGAACTAAGAATTATTGATAAATACATAGATTTCTCTTTTATCTACGATAAAGTAAAGGGTTACTATTGTGCAGATAATGGACGACCACCAATTGATCCTGTCATGCTATTTAAGATGATGTTTATTGGTTATTTATACGGAATTCGGTCGGAACGCAGATTAGAAAAAGAAATTCAAACCAATATGGCTTACCGATGGTTCCTTGGCCTTGGAATAACAGAACGTGTTCCTCATCATTCTACGATTAGTTTTAATCGACATAAACGGTTTGATGGGACCAGTGCTTTTCAGGATATCTTTGATGAAGTAGTAGAATTGGCGATGAAACATCGAATGGTTGGTGGCCGGGTTTTATTTACTGATTCCACACATTTAAAAGCGAACGCAAATAAAAAAAAGTTTGTGAAAAAAACTGTTCAATCCCCTACTAGAACTTATATAAAAGAGCTAGATGCAGCTATTGAAGAAAGCCGTCGTGAGCATGGAAAAAAGCCTTTAAAAGCTAGGGAGGAAGTGAGTGAAGAAAAAGAAATAAAAGAAAGTACAACAGACCCTGAGAGCGGGTATATGTACCGAGAGGGGAAACCTGAGGGATTTTTTTACCTTGATCACCGTACAACCGATATGAAATTTAACATCATCACGGATGTTCATGTAACTCCAGGAAATGTCCACGATTCACAACCTTATATTGAAAGATTAGAACGTCAAATTGAGCGATTTGGTTTTAAAGTTGAAGCAGCTGCCACTGATTCTGGTTACTATACAGCATGGATTTGTAAGAAACTCGAAGAGATGAAAATTATGGGTGTCATTGGTTATCGTCGTTTTCATCCAACACGAGGGCTATTTCCTAAGTGGAAATTCAAATTTGATAAAGAAACTGATACTTACGCATGTCCAAATAACCAAAATTTATATTACAAGACTACCTCAAGAGAAGGGTATCAAGAATACCATTCCGATCCAAAGCAATGTAAGGACTGTCCGCTACTCTCGGAATGTACAAGGAGCCGAAATCAGAAAAAGGTAGTGACTAGACATGTTTGGGAAGAAAGTAAAGAACTGATTAGAAAAAACCGTCTTTCTGATACAGGAAAGATGCTTTATAAAAAAAGAAAAGAAACAGTTGAGCGAAGCTTTGCGGATTCAAAAGAACTCCACGGGCTTCGCTACTGCCGGTTACGAGGCAGAGAACATGTTCAAGAGCAAGCGCTAATGACAGCAGCTGCTCAGAACATCAAAAAGATCGCAAACCACCTAGCCAAGATGGCATAG
- a CDS encoding SLC13 family permease, producing MEPQLLLTFLILLITTIFFMMGRFRADLIAMCSLLVLVLTGIITTSEALAGFSNSIVIMIAGLFVVGGGIFRTGLARLAGNSLLKFAGNSEIKLLFILMILVALLSAFMSNTGTVAVLMPVVISLALGMKKSPALFLIPLAFASSLGGVLTLIGTPPNLIVSQTLADNGYERLAFFDFTPVGIVALFTGVIFLMTVGKKLLPKGDPKEQFRSQKETSPLELADFFHISDQLYRVKVQPLSQMINKRLAELQLPKNYQVGIIHIERRNGEKTRLTGIQHIPATSETVIKENDILYVQGPSESVARFKKDFLLWFNKDEHASPSKLVSKDFGVAEVLLTPHSSFINESIAALNFREKYNLNILGINRRGKYQLKNWATQSLKFGDALLVQGRWSDLELLAKETEDVVVLGQTKEQASMAAASGKAPIAGVIMLGMLVMMTLEIVPAVTAVLIAAVLMIMTGCLRNMEDAYGRINWESVVLIAAMLPMATALEKTGGVLYLSDLIIGILGIYGPIALMGGFYFTTMLFSQFISNTATAVLFAPIAITTAINVGASPYPFLIAVSVAASMAFATPVASPTNALVMTAGGYKFSDFVKVGVPLQLVIWAVMMITIPYFFPF from the coding sequence ATGGAACCTCAATTACTTCTTACATTTTTAATACTGCTGATCACAACAATATTTTTTATGATGGGGAGATTTCGCGCTGACCTTATTGCCATGTGTTCATTACTAGTTTTAGTATTGACTGGAATTATTACAACAAGTGAAGCGCTAGCCGGCTTTTCAAATTCAATTGTCATTATGATCGCCGGGCTATTTGTGGTAGGTGGCGGTATTTTTAGAACTGGATTAGCTAGGTTAGCAGGAAATTCTTTATTAAAATTTGCAGGGAATAGTGAAATAAAGCTATTATTCATATTAATGATCTTAGTCGCATTATTGAGTGCATTTATGAGTAACACTGGAACGGTTGCAGTGTTAATGCCTGTTGTGATTAGTTTAGCTTTAGGAATGAAAAAAAGCCCAGCGCTATTTCTCATTCCTCTTGCTTTTGCTAGTAGTTTAGGTGGTGTATTAACATTAATCGGGACACCACCAAACTTAATCGTAAGTCAAACTTTAGCTGATAATGGCTATGAGCGATTAGCGTTTTTTGATTTTACGCCAGTAGGAATTGTTGCTTTATTCACAGGTGTTATTTTCTTAATGACTGTAGGAAAAAAGTTATTACCAAAAGGAGATCCCAAAGAACAGTTTCGAAGTCAAAAGGAAACAAGTCCTTTAGAATTAGCGGACTTTTTCCATATTTCTGATCAACTATACCGTGTGAAAGTACAACCGTTATCTCAAATGATTAATAAGCGTTTAGCTGAGTTGCAGCTTCCAAAAAATTATCAAGTCGGTATCATACATATTGAACGGCGTAATGGTGAAAAAACAAGGTTGACTGGAATTCAACATATTCCTGCTACGTCAGAAACAGTCATTAAAGAAAATGATATTTTATATGTACAAGGACCTAGTGAAAGTGTTGCACGCTTTAAAAAAGACTTTCTATTATGGTTTAATAAAGACGAACATGCAAGTCCGTCAAAATTAGTTTCAAAAGATTTTGGTGTTGCAGAAGTGCTGTTAACGCCACATTCAAGCTTCATTAATGAAAGCATTGCAGCGCTAAACTTTCGAGAAAAGTATAATTTAAATATTTTAGGAATTAATCGAAGAGGAAAGTATCAATTAAAAAATTGGGCGACGCAATCATTAAAGTTTGGAGATGCATTGCTAGTACAAGGTAGATGGTCTGATTTAGAATTGTTAGCAAAAGAGACAGAAGATGTTGTCGTTCTAGGACAAACAAAAGAGCAGGCAAGTATGGCCGCTGCTAGTGGAAAAGCCCCGATTGCAGGGGTAATCATGCTAGGAATGCTTGTGATGATGACGTTAGAAATTGTCCCCGCAGTAACTGCAGTTTTAATCGCAGCAGTTTTAATGATCATGACAGGTTGTTTAAGGAACATGGAAGATGCTTATGGCAGAATTAATTGGGAAAGTGTCGTACTAATTGCAGCCATGCTCCCAATGGCTACTGCACTTGAAAAAACAGGTGGTGTCTTATATCTGTCAGATTTAATTATTGGCATTTTAGGTATTTATGGTCCTATTGCTTTAATGGGCGGTTTCTATTTTACAACAATGCTATTTAGTCAATTTATCAGTAATACAGCGACAGCGGTTTTGTTTGCACCGATTGCAATTACAACAGCGATTAATGTAGGAGCTAGTCCTTATCCGTTTTTAATCGCCGTTTCTGTAGCTGCAAGCATGGCCTTTGCGACACCAGTAGCATCACCAACGAATGCTCTTGTTATGACGGCAGGTGGTTATAAATTTAGTGACTTCGTCAAGGTTGGTGTTCCTTTGCAACTTGTCATTTGGGCCGTGATGATGATTACAATTCCGTATTTCTTTCCGTTTTAG
- a CDS encoding PH domain-containing protein — MIRKVVPGAIIAGFIAYFIPYGFIGASIVIVLALLIGNQQFKDAGFGKNDRFLWISYRTLSKTLVIIPKQRIQALELKQSLFQQLRMLFTLQASILTSIVGKSFQSVDISEKQKEELLNWYSYER; from the coding sequence GTGATAAGAAAAGTAGTTCCTGGAGCGATTATTGCGGGTTTTATCGCATATTTCATTCCATATGGATTTATTGGTGCATCGATTGTAATAGTCTTAGCTTTGTTAATAGGAAATCAACAGTTTAAGGATGCCGGTTTTGGTAAGAACGATCGCTTTTTATGGATTTCATACCGAACCCTCTCAAAAACATTAGTGATCATTCCTAAACAGCGGATTCAAGCACTAGAGTTGAAGCAGTCGTTATTCCAACAACTAAGGATGCTGTTCACACTTCAAGCTTCAATTTTAACAAGTATCGTTGGTAAATCATTTCAATCTGTCGACATAAGTGAAAAGCAAAAAGAGGAACTTTTAAACTGGTATTCATATGAGAGATGA
- a CDS encoding PH domain-containing protein translates to MSKPKRLHPIAIFFLFFASLKELIFPIIAAFVFGRGASSWDFPFTVYFAIAGLIIFSIYGYLKWFTFTYEIDGDELKIKQGIFVKKHRFIRRERIYSIDITAGLLQRLFHLVAVKVETAGGGNEPEVVLTAVMKEDALHLRKQLLEVSIESEVTEVDFQNLIEPIAKTQWKLSNQYLLFAGLTSSGIGIAFMAIIALATQLEDWIPDQYIIDTFGYLFQSSLAGIIIMAVIIVLLSWVISFSGTLLKYGGFIIDKKGDELEITRGVLEKRQLTLSITRITAIRVVESLLRQPFGLVTVYVESAGGGSKDEQLSTVLFPLVRKKELKDHLREVIPDFAFEQPIEPLPKRAKRDM, encoded by the coding sequence ATGTCTAAGCCAAAACGCCTTCATCCTATTGCAATTTTTTTCTTGTTTTTTGCATCGCTAAAAGAATTAATTTTTCCAATCATTGCAGCATTTGTTTTTGGTAGAGGTGCATCCTCATGGGATTTTCCCTTTACTGTTTATTTTGCAATAGCTGGTTTAATCATATTTTCTATTTATGGCTATTTAAAATGGTTTACTTTTACATACGAAATAGATGGTGATGAATTAAAGATAAAACAAGGGATTTTTGTAAAAAAGCATCGGTTTATTCGTCGTGAACGCATTTACAGTATTGATATTACTGCCGGACTACTGCAACGATTGTTTCATTTAGTGGCAGTAAAAGTAGAGACAGCAGGTGGTGGTAACGAGCCAGAAGTCGTATTAACGGCAGTGATGAAAGAGGATGCTCTTCATCTAAGGAAGCAACTATTAGAGGTGAGTATTGAAAGTGAAGTGACTGAGGTTGATTTCCAAAATTTAATCGAGCCAATAGCGAAAACACAATGGAAGCTTTCAAATCAATATTTGCTTTTTGCAGGATTAACTTCTAGTGGAATTGGCATCGCCTTTATGGCGATTATCGCATTAGCCACACAACTAGAAGATTGGATCCCAGATCAATACATTATTGATACATTTGGATATTTGTTTCAATCTAGTCTAGCAGGTATCATAATTATGGCTGTAATTATTGTTCTTTTGTCTTGGGTCATATCTTTTAGCGGTACGCTACTTAAATACGGTGGGTTTATAATTGATAAAAAAGGTGATGAACTTGAGATTACAAGAGGTGTTCTAGAAAAACGTCAGCTTACTTTGTCTATTACGAGGATCACCGCGATTAGAGTTGTTGAAAGTTTATTACGCCAGCCTTTTGGGTTAGTAACTGTTTATGTTGAGAGTGCTGGCGGGGGCTCTAAAGATGAGCAGCTTTCTACTGTTCTATTTCCACTCGTTCGAAAAAAAGAGCTAAAAGATCATCTTAGAGAGGTAATTCCAGACTTTGCTTTTGAACAGCCAATAGAACCTTTACCTAAGCGAGCAAAAAGAGATATGTGA
- a CDS encoding PH domain-containing protein: protein MRPIPSQKISKSALKVWRITGLFETLLFAIFPVGYLFLIHFFQFPKWIVWLLILIIFFIGIIKVMIIPTIRWRRWRYEVYESEVDLQYGMIVIRRVLIPMIRVQHVDTRQGPLLRRYGLATVTITTAATVHQIPALSEGRAAILRDQISKLATEADKDV from the coding sequence ATGCGACCTATCCCTTCTCAAAAAATATCTAAAAGTGCATTAAAAGTTTGGAGAATTACAGGTTTATTTGAAACTTTGCTTTTTGCGATTTTTCCAGTAGGTTACTTATTCTTAATTCACTTTTTTCAGTTTCCAAAGTGGATAGTTTGGCTACTTATACTGATTATTTTCTTTATCGGCATTATAAAAGTAATGATCATACCAACGATACGGTGGAGAAGATGGCGTTATGAAGTGTATGAGAGTGAAGTAGACTTACAATATGGCATGATCGTCATTCGAAGGGTTTTAATACCGATGATCCGTGTTCAGCATGTTGATACGAGACAAGGTCCATTATTAAGAAGATACGGTTTAGCGACTGTAACAATTACCACTGCAGCTACAGTTCATCAAATACCTGCTTTATCAGAAGGACGGGCGGCGATACTTCGAGATCAAATTTCTAAATTAGCAACGGAGGCTGATAAAGATGTCTAA
- a CDS encoding DUF2777 family protein, whose translation MNRKEANNHIGKQIRVVDPLLGSYIGELIDIIAEPKKPWRGKVTISAIEQYPVQNLTDSKEQSITHPPFTSGETYEVPGSKIESVGDVELHLNYNESLINALLNEVNYFQTEKNKVARVLAQLQEELKKADPTYEINNADELDYQYYTIAKDGDYVYIIDENNNQVPLNDCPFDFQIRVNGRWITVHYSDDLVFLDQKQKVHHLKEGSQIRLNKDQFDPYHIFINELEKPALDSLNNGLQKFKISHDHCVNCHNTLLNQYLASDEEKVFKGVNFISYQKGGDTVLVQHHYEREINDNGEDVTYDRFEFTNDKGKRLLMTYSTEKTK comes from the coding sequence ATGAATAGAAAAGAAGCAAACAATCATATTGGAAAACAAATTCGTGTGGTTGATCCACTATTAGGTAGTTACATTGGGGAATTAATTGATATAATTGCTGAACCAAAAAAACCTTGGCGCGGGAAAGTAACAATTTCGGCCATCGAACAATATCCTGTTCAAAATTTAACTGACTCAAAAGAACAATCTATCACACATCCGCCGTTTACTAGCGGAGAAACATACGAAGTTCCAGGTTCAAAAATAGAATCTGTAGGTGACGTTGAACTTCATCTAAATTATAACGAATCACTAATTAATGCATTGCTAAACGAAGTTAACTATTTTCAAACTGAGAAAAACAAAGTTGCTCGTGTCCTTGCACAGCTCCAAGAAGAACTAAAAAAAGCTGATCCTACCTATGAGATAAACAATGCTGATGAACTTGACTACCAATATTACACCATCGCAAAAGATGGGGACTACGTTTATATTATTGATGAGAACAACAACCAAGTTCCTTTAAATGATTGCCCATTTGACTTTCAAATTAGGGTGAACGGACGTTGGATCACGGTTCATTATTCCGATGACTTAGTTTTTCTAGATCAGAAACAAAAAGTACATCATCTGAAGGAAGGCAGTCAAATTAGATTAAATAAAGATCAATTTGATCCTTATCATATTTTTATTAATGAGCTTGAAAAGCCAGCGTTAGATTCATTAAATAACGGTTTACAAAAATTTAAAATTAGTCACGACCATTGCGTTAATTGTCATAATACGCTTCTCAATCAATATCTAGCTTCTGATGAGGAAAAAGTATTTAAAGGAGTTAATTTCATCTCCTACCAAAAAGGTGGCGATACCGTTCTTGTTCAACATCATTATGAGCGTGAAATTAATGATAATGGCGAAGATGTAACGTATGACCGTTTTGAGTTTACAAATGATAAAGGCAAGCGTTTATTAATGACGTATTCAACAGAAAAAACAAAATAA
- a CDS encoding guanylate kinase — MYNLKEKEMIFVFTGPDGSGRKTISKLVGDTLQMKSVISYTTRERRHYEVEGIDYHYITREQFLEAEKNEEFFESVEIDGNFYGIKEQEIVDRFESKGCIYLVLNIEGTEQLKEKFGDKVIRVFVHVDRETAVQRQKERGNSEEEIELHLNHFDQDLLYKEQCETAVENYELAHTVFEVTQTIEKYLLEKTK, encoded by the coding sequence GTGTATAACTTAAAAGAAAAAGAAATGATCTTTGTTTTTACAGGCCCAGATGGTTCAGGAAGAAAAACAATCTCGAAACTAGTTGGGGATACTCTACAAATGAAATCGGTGATATCCTACACGACACGTGAAAGAAGGCACTACGAAGTTGAGGGAATTGACTATCATTACATCACAAGAGAACAGTTTTTAGAAGCGGAGAAAAACGAAGAATTCTTTGAAAGTGTTGAGATTGATGGTAATTTTTATGGAATTAAAGAACAAGAGATCGTTGACCGATTTGAAAGTAAAGGCTGTATTTATCTTGTCTTAAACATTGAGGGAACAGAGCAGCTGAAAGAAAAATTTGGTGATAAAGTGATTCGTGTTTTTGTCCACGTTGATCGTGAAACAGCCGTTCAACGTCAGAAAGAACGTGGAAATTCAGAAGAGGAAATTGAATTACACTTAAACCATTTCGATCAAGATCTTCTTTATAAAGAGCAATGTGAAACTGCTGTTGAAAATTATGAACTGGCACATACAGTTTTTGAAGTAACACAAACTATCGAAAAATACTTACTAGAAAAAACAAAATAA